The DNA window ACCCGCCTTCAGGAAATTCTTCGACATCGAAGAGATACACTACGACGGCGAGGAGAAAAGAATATTAGAGACTGACTACAGATCCATTGAAGGGGCAGAACTATGCAGGACGATGAATACGAAAGAGCCCGGAAGAGAGTAGAGGAACTTAAGGGATTTTACATACACCTATCTGTTTTTGTAATAGTTAACTTCACCCTTTTCCTCATAAACCTTCTTTCAAGCCCGGGTATATGGTGGTTCTACTGGATAACAGTCTTCTGGGGAATAGGAGTCATATGGCACGCCTTCGGTGTCTTTATTGGCGACAGGCTTCTTGGTAAGGAATGGGAAGAGAGGAAAATAAAGGAATACATGGAAAAGAAAAAGAAGTGAATCACATACCCTCCCTCTCACGCCTCCTGAAACGCTCAGGCGTTGTTGTCCGCGGTATATTCCTGTAATATTCCCCTGCAGTATCAAATATCTCAATTGAAATATCCGCTATTCTCTCAAAGGTCTTCACAACCCTTGAAAGGGATATGTAATAGGTTGAGCGTTCCTTATCCTCAAATGGTGTTTCAGCCATCTGTGTGGCCACACAGTTAAGGGCGTTCTTCTGGACCCTGTGAATATCATCCTCAAGGGACATGAGCTTTGCCTTGAGTTCAAGTTTCTCGTTGAGGAATGCTTCCATTGCTGTATTCACCATCTCAACAGCAATTGAAAACATCTCCCGGAGGTACTCCATCATCGCAGGGTCAACCTCATAGGACTCCTTAACTGCGAAGTTTGCTATTATTGCAGAGTGATCACCTATCCTTTCAAGGTCATAGGCAATCTCTGTGAATGCCATTGTCTTGCTGAACTCAGAGTAGGGATTCATCGCTATTGCAGTGTCAACAGAGGACCTCACCTTCTCGTGCATGGTGTTCGTTATGTAGTCCATCTTCAGGGCCTCATTTGCAAGGTCCTCATCGTATTCCTCAAGGGACCTGAATGACTTCCTGAGCTGTTTGCAGACATGCTGTGCCATGTCCCTGAGTATCTCCTTGATAAAAAAGCTTCCTGCGTATTCCCTGGATGTGATCTCCTCACCAAAAAGCTCTGGAAATTCCTCAAATTTCTTTATATCCACAATGTAGGCCCTTCTCACAACACCCTCCTTTATTAAGGGCTGGAGGAGTTTGGTAACATACCGTCTTGTTATTCCAAGTCTTTCTGCAATCTCATCCTGTGTGGATGGGTTCTCATAGAGTATAACATCTATGATTGACTTGAGTGTTGCATTTTTTGTTTTATTTTTCATTCTCCAAAGACACCTCATCTTCCATTACAATGACAACAGATTCCCTGAGTATGGATACAATCATGTAGAGAAGTGTAACTATGACCAGCACGGTTATCAGGATGTCGAATTCATAAAAAATCGACCTGTAAACCATTACCAGAGGTGACTGAACATCCACAAGTCCCCTTAAGAGGACAATGAAGCCCATGAGTAATAGGACATGTCCATATGATTTCCTTATGGTCTCAGGTTGCAGGAGGGGGTAGATACCCATCACCATGAGCCCAACCCCTATTGACCTGAACAGGTTCCAGTCGGTTGCCTCCTCAAGGAGGTAGAAGATATGCTGGGGTTTCCACTGGAAATTTCCAAGGAGGTATATCGCCTCAATTACAACTATTATAATGAGGGGTAT is part of the Methanothermobacter sp. K4 genome and encodes:
- a CDS encoding phosphate uptake regulator PhoU, which codes for MKNKTKNATLKSIIDVILYENPSTQDEIAERLGITRRYVTKLLQPLIKEGVVRRAYIVDIKKFEEFPELFGEEITSREYAGSFFIKEILRDMAQHVCKQLRKSFRSLEEYDEDLANEALKMDYITNTMHEKVRSSVDTAIAMNPYSEFSKTMAFTEIAYDLERIGDHSAIIANFAVKESYEVDPAMMEYLREMFSIAVEMVNTAMEAFLNEKLELKAKLMSLEDDIHRVQKNALNCVATQMAETPFEDKERSTYYISLSRVVKTFERIADISIEIFDTAGEYYRNIPRTTTPERFRRREREGM
- a CDS encoding 2TM domain-containing protein, translating into MQDDEYERARKRVEELKGFYIHLSVFVIVNFTLFLINLLSSPGIWWFYWITVFWGIGVIWHAFGVFIGDRLLGKEWEERKIKEYMEKKKK